In the Aromatoleum bremense genome, one interval contains:
- a CDS encoding YkgJ family cysteine cluster protein: protein MSDDHCVRCGACCAAFRVDFHRSELAGTTVGGVPDVMTVPVTGALVRMRGTDEGPPRCVALAGEIGVRAHCTIYSNRPSPCRDFAPYAALGIGEDACDRARVRHGLPPLQP from the coding sequence ATGAGCGACGATCACTGCGTCCGGTGCGGCGCGTGCTGCGCGGCTTTCCGAGTGGATTTTCACCGCTCCGAGCTGGCGGGCACGACGGTGGGCGGCGTGCCGGATGTGATGACCGTGCCGGTCACCGGGGCGCTGGTGCGCATGCGGGGCACCGACGAAGGGCCGCCGCGTTGCGTGGCCCTGGCCGGCGAGATCGGTGTCCGCGCCCATTGCACGATCTATTCGAACCGGCCTTCGCCGTGCCGCGACTTTGCGCCTTATGCGGCGCTCGGGATCGGCGAAGATGCGTGCGACCGTGCGCGCGTCCGGCACGGCCTGCCGCCGCTGCAGCCCTGA
- a CDS encoding UPF0149 family protein — translation MNIEAAPQDETPNSHLLDDAQFEALEELLTSDAVPEDCMDLEMLDGYLVAVLASPRRIGPERWLPDVWSAHGEDVSFGSGSQMQRAIGLVRRYYNELATTIGEPEGWEPFCYAASDGDSLRIGEEWIEGFAQGLELWSDDWDQGVPEDAAQAVRDAIDTMMAPWADEAAASTAEDATRLQWLELAVTGVSEIIGQWRKLGLAPVELLSVDEPVAPAPASAGRNEACPCGSGKKYKKCCGAPR, via the coding sequence ATGAATATCGAAGCAGCGCCCCAGGACGAAACGCCGAACTCCCATCTGCTCGACGACGCGCAGTTCGAAGCCCTCGAAGAGCTGCTCACGTCCGACGCGGTGCCCGAAGACTGCATGGACCTGGAGATGCTCGACGGGTATCTCGTCGCGGTGCTCGCGTCGCCGCGGCGGATTGGGCCGGAGCGGTGGCTGCCCGACGTGTGGTCCGCGCATGGCGAGGACGTGTCGTTCGGTTCGGGAAGCCAGATGCAGCGGGCAATCGGGCTGGTGCGGCGCTATTACAACGAGCTGGCGACCACGATCGGCGAGCCCGAAGGGTGGGAGCCTTTTTGCTACGCCGCAAGCGACGGCGATTCGTTGCGGATCGGCGAGGAATGGATCGAAGGCTTCGCCCAGGGGCTCGAGCTGTGGTCGGACGATTGGGACCAGGGCGTGCCCGAGGACGCGGCGCAGGCCGTGCGGGATGCGATCGACACGATGATGGCGCCCTGGGCCGACGAAGCGGCGGCGAGCACCGCTGAGGACGCCACGCGGCTGCAATGGCTGGAACTGGCCGTCACGGGAGTCAGCGAGATCATCGGGCAGTGGCGAAAGCTCGGGCTCGCACCGGTCGAGCTGCTGTCGGTCGATGAGCCGGTTGCCCCGGCACCGGCAAGTGCGGGGCGTAACGAGGCCTGTCCGTGCGGCAGCGGCAAGAAATACAAGAAATGCTGCGGCGCCCCGCGATGA
- the trmB gene encoding tRNA (guanine(46)-N(7))-methyltransferase TrmB, translated as MSYANSRIPASAQSGIHEQLLRRVERHLAEPFRKPYADYNRAAFTASLERWNGTAPLILDAGCGVGHSTIQLARSFPDHWVIGIDQSEDRLNRRKPYPQALLPTNMVFVRADLVDYWRLCCDAGLTLARHYILYPNPWPKIGHLARRWHAHPVFPFIPRLGGVLECRSNWHVYIEEFACALERVTGQEIVPEEFEAPIPLTPFERKYRDSGQQLYRVICDLGPAACAPLPEGAPCLP; from the coding sequence ATGAGTTACGCCAATTCCCGCATTCCCGCAAGCGCCCAGTCCGGCATCCACGAGCAGCTCTTGCGTCGCGTCGAACGCCATCTCGCCGAGCCGTTCCGCAAGCCTTATGCCGACTACAACCGGGCGGCGTTCACCGCGAGCCTGGAACGATGGAACGGAACCGCGCCGCTGATCCTCGATGCCGGCTGCGGCGTCGGACACAGCACGATCCAGCTGGCGCGCAGCTTTCCCGATCACTGGGTGATCGGCATCGACCAGTCTGAGGACCGCCTGAACCGGCGCAAGCCCTACCCGCAGGCGCTGTTGCCGACGAACATGGTGTTCGTGCGCGCCGATCTCGTCGATTACTGGAGATTGTGCTGCGATGCCGGCCTGACGCTTGCACGCCACTACATCCTTTATCCGAACCCCTGGCCGAAGATCGGGCATCTTGCGCGGCGCTGGCACGCCCACCCGGTGTTCCCGTTCATCCCGCGGCTCGGCGGCGTGCTGGAGTGCCGCAGCAACTGGCACGTCTATATCGAGGAGTTCGCCTGCGCGCTGGAGCGCGTGACGGGACAGGAAATCGTCCCGGAGGAATTCGAGGCACCGATACCGCTGACGCCTTTCGAGCGCAAATATCGGGACTCCGGCCAGCAGCTGTATCGCGTCATCTGCGACCTCGGCCCTGCGGCTTGCGCGCCGCTGCCCGAAGGCGCACCCTGCCTGCCTTGA
- the rpmE gene encoding 50S ribosomal protein L31 — translation MKADIHPKYAEVQVTCSCGNTFETRSTLGKPALHVEVCAACHPFYTGKQKIVDTAGRVERFRQKYGNVQRLG, via the coding sequence ATGAAAGCGGACATCCATCCCAAATACGCCGAAGTCCAGGTGACCTGCTCCTGCGGCAACACCTTCGAGACGCGCTCGACGCTCGGCAAGCCTGCGCTGCACGTCGAAGTGTGTGCGGCCTGCCACCCGTTCTACACGGGCAAGCAGAAGATCGTCGACACCGCCGGTCGTGTCGAACGTTTCCGCCAAAAATACGGCAACGTTCAGCGCCTCGGCTGA
- a CDS encoding ArnT family glycosyltransferase, whose product MTRAPNSPLPKQHLYGAAGLAVLVGLYLLVGLTGHVPWRGDDARHFGPIFEMLQGNGLLFPLIAGEPSTSFPPLYYWTGSVFALLFGWLLPPHDAARLATTLYTALAIFWIARASARLYGKHTRTPAALLTLGTLGLVLHAHETQPMIAVMSFVAMTLAGLSLIPTRPALGSLQAAAGSVLAFLAGGLPGVMLTLPLFLVVVIACPECRNPRASGGLILGLSLAVGAGALWPLVLHYQAPELLALWWRREWLEFGADPLRRDEFSRLVELFGWFAWPLWPIALWSLWRARRQLMRISWLLPIASALLAGGWIIANGSLAQATMLPLIPPLALLAAAGIPTLRRGAANAFDWFAVMTFVVFALLVWIAWTAQAVSWPPGLARHVARVAPGFELKGSVSQALAGLGICVSWIVLMWRLPRSFNRGPASWAMGMTTLWCLAVVLLMPWFDYDRSYRPVATSLAIALAGERSDCVAMLELSPSQRASFHYFAGVRPERVSGNETVCSFLLVYDSRNPAALRPAQEWQQIWEYRRGGGKQLETFRLYRRD is encoded by the coding sequence ATGACTCGCGCCCCCAACTCTCCCCTGCCGAAACAGCACCTCTACGGAGCGGCCGGGCTGGCCGTGCTCGTTGGGCTGTATCTTCTTGTCGGGCTGACCGGCCACGTCCCGTGGCGTGGCGACGACGCCCGGCATTTCGGCCCGATCTTCGAGATGCTGCAGGGCAACGGCCTTCTGTTCCCGCTGATCGCCGGCGAACCGTCGACAAGTTTCCCGCCGCTGTATTACTGGACGGGTTCGGTGTTTGCGCTGCTGTTCGGCTGGCTGCTGCCGCCCCACGATGCGGCGCGCCTCGCCACCACGCTATACACGGCGCTCGCGATCTTCTGGATCGCCCGTGCTTCGGCGCGGCTGTACGGCAAGCACACGCGCACTCCGGCTGCGCTGTTGACGCTGGGCACGCTGGGACTGGTGCTCCACGCGCACGAAACCCAGCCGATGATCGCCGTGATGTCGTTCGTCGCGATGACCCTTGCCGGCCTGTCGCTGATCCCGACGCGGCCCGCCCTCGGCAGCCTCCAGGCCGCTGCGGGCTCGGTGCTCGCATTTCTCGCCGGCGGCCTGCCCGGCGTGATGCTGACGCTGCCGCTGTTTCTCGTCGTCGTCATTGCGTGCCCCGAGTGCCGCAACCCGCGCGCCAGCGGCGGCCTGATTCTCGGACTGAGCCTCGCCGTGGGAGCCGGCGCGCTGTGGCCGCTGGTTCTTCACTACCAGGCTCCCGAACTGCTCGCGCTGTGGTGGCGCAGGGAATGGCTCGAGTTCGGTGCGGACCCGCTGCGGCGCGACGAGTTTTCCCGGCTGGTCGAACTGTTCGGCTGGTTCGCCTGGCCGTTGTGGCCGATCGCGCTGTGGTCGCTGTGGCGCGCGCGCCGCCAGCTGATGCGGATTTCCTGGCTCCTGCCGATCGCGTCAGCGCTGCTCGCCGGCGGCTGGATCATCGCCAACGGCAGTCTCGCCCAGGCGACGATGCTCCCGCTGATCCCCCCGCTCGCGTTGCTCGCCGCGGCGGGCATTCCGACACTGCGACGCGGCGCAGCCAACGCTTTCGACTGGTTTGCGGTGATGACCTTCGTCGTTTTCGCGCTGCTGGTGTGGATTGCATGGACGGCACAGGCCGTTTCCTGGCCCCCCGGGCTTGCGCGCCACGTCGCGAGGGTCGCCCCGGGGTTCGAACTCAAAGGGAGCGTGTCGCAGGCGCTCGCCGGGCTCGGCATCTGCGTGAGCTGGATCGTGCTGATGTGGCGGCTGCCGCGCTCCTTCAATCGCGGCCCGGCAAGCTGGGCGATGGGCATGACGACGCTGTGGTGCCTCGCAGTCGTGCTGCTGATGCCGTGGTTCGACTACGACCGCAGCTACCGTCCGGTTGCGACGTCGCTGGCCATCGCGCTGGCGGGGGAAAGGAGCGACTGCGTCGCGATGCTCGAGCTGTCGCCAAGCCAGCGCGCCTCGTTCCACTATTTCGCCGGCGTGCGACCCGAAAGGGTTTCCGGCAATGAAACGGTCTGCAGCTTTTTGCTGGTGTACGATAGCCGCAACCCTGCCGCGCTCCGGCCAGCCCAGGAATGGCAGCAGATCTGGGAGTATCGCCGTGGAGGTGGCAAACAACTCGAAACATTCCGTCTTTATCGCCGTGACTGA
- the pgi gene encoding glucose-6-phosphate isomerase: protein MRIAELFEHDAARFATLSFGHRGLLLDLSKQSIDAPALAALIDLAGQARLPDGIEALFAGEHLNFTEDRAVLHMALRGACAAPPEDAATLAQSQQRMRAFTVALRSGTMTGATGKPIRLVINLGIGGSDLGPRMAAQALVPTGLRATPEVRFVANIDRRELDEALADADPASTLFVVSSKSFATAETLANAQAARAWLQAGLGAGCDPALHFTAVSNATDAAAAFGIPAERVFPLPEWVGGRYSVWSTIGLPLMIAIGASEFDAFLAGARAMDEHFRTAPPDENLPVLMGLAGLWNTDFLGIESLALLPYAHGLRSFAAWLQQLEMESNGKRCLRDGSGSVIHTSPIVWGGVGTVGQHAFHQLFYQGTRRVALDFIVPVAAADDVSQRSLVENAFAQSAALMSGRDLDTAFASLRAKGLAESEAAVLAPHLVCPGNQPSTTVLLPALDAFSLGQLMALYEHKVFVQGWIWGINSFDQYGVELGKEMARSLSAGSGENHDASTAGLMAAAEAMRRTPDRS, encoded by the coding sequence ATGCGCATCGCGGAACTGTTCGAGCATGACGCCGCGCGCTTCGCGACCTTGTCCTTCGGCCACCGCGGCCTGCTGCTCGACCTGTCGAAGCAATCGATCGACGCGCCGGCACTCGCTGCGCTCATTGATCTCGCTGGCCAGGCTCGCCTGCCGGACGGCATCGAAGCGCTTTTCGCCGGCGAGCATCTGAATTTCACCGAAGACCGCGCGGTACTGCACATGGCACTGCGCGGCGCCTGCGCAGCCCCGCCCGAAGACGCCGCGACCCTCGCGCAATCGCAACAGCGCATGCGTGCGTTCACCGTGGCGCTGCGCAGCGGAACGATGACCGGTGCGACAGGAAAACCGATCCGCCTGGTCATCAACCTCGGCATCGGCGGCTCCGACCTCGGCCCCCGCATGGCGGCGCAGGCACTCGTACCGACCGGGTTGCGCGCGACACCGGAAGTCCGCTTTGTCGCGAACATCGATCGGCGCGAGCTCGACGAAGCGCTCGCCGACGCAGACCCGGCCAGCACGTTGTTCGTCGTCTCCTCGAAAAGCTTTGCGACCGCCGAAACCCTGGCCAATGCGCAGGCAGCCCGAGCGTGGCTGCAGGCAGGCCTGGGAGCCGGGTGCGATCCGGCGCTGCATTTCACTGCAGTCAGCAATGCGACCGACGCTGCGGCCGCATTCGGAATTCCCGCGGAACGCGTCTTCCCGCTGCCCGAATGGGTCGGAGGACGCTATTCCGTGTGGTCGACGATCGGGCTGCCACTGATGATCGCGATCGGCGCGAGCGAGTTCGACGCATTCCTGGCCGGCGCCCGGGCGATGGACGAACACTTCCGCACCGCGCCGCCGGACGAAAATCTTCCGGTCCTGATGGGCCTGGCAGGCCTGTGGAATACCGATTTCCTCGGCATCGAAAGTCTCGCGCTGCTGCCCTATGCGCACGGCCTGCGCAGTTTCGCCGCGTGGCTGCAGCAGCTCGAAATGGAAAGCAACGGCAAGCGTTGCCTGCGCGACGGCTCCGGGAGCGTCATCCACACTTCGCCGATCGTGTGGGGCGGCGTCGGCACCGTCGGCCAGCATGCATTCCACCAGCTGTTTTACCAGGGCACGCGCCGCGTCGCACTCGATTTCATCGTCCCGGTCGCGGCGGCTGACGACGTCTCCCAGCGCTCCCTGGTCGAGAACGCGTTCGCGCAATCGGCCGCGCTGATGAGCGGACGCGACCTCGACACGGCGTTCGCCAGCCTGCGCGCGAAAGGACTTGCGGAAAGCGAAGCGGCAGTGCTCGCGCCGCATCTGGTCTGCCCGGGCAACCAGCCGAGCACGACGGTGCTGCTGCCCGCGCTCGACGCGTTCTCGCTCGGCCAGCTGATGGCCCTGTACGAGCACAAGGTGTTCGTGCAAGGCTGGATCTGGGGAATCAACAGTTTCGACCAGTACGGCGTCGAGCTGGGCAAGGAGATGGCGCGCAGTCTTTCAGCAGGGTCGGGCGAGAATCACGATGCGTCCACTGCAGGCCTGATGGCGGCAGCCGAGGCGATGCGGCGCACTCCCGACCGCAGCTGA
- the orn gene encoding oligoribonuclease yields the protein MAQDQNHLIWLDMEMTGLQPDSDRIIEIAIVITDSQLNTVAEAPVIAVHQPDSVLDAMDEWNRNTHGKSGLTDRVKASLIGEADAEAQMLAFLQQHVPAHTSPMCGNSICQDRRFMARYMPHLEAWFHYRNLDVSTLKELAKRWRPEVYKGVEKKGKHEALADIRESIAELRHYRDNFLRLVP from the coding sequence ATGGCACAGGATCAGAACCACCTCATCTGGCTGGACATGGAGATGACCGGCCTCCAGCCCGATTCCGACCGCATCATCGAGATCGCGATCGTGATCACCGACTCCCAGCTCAACACCGTCGCCGAAGCGCCGGTGATCGCCGTGCACCAGCCCGACAGCGTGCTTGACGCAATGGACGAGTGGAACCGGAACACGCACGGCAAATCGGGTCTGACCGATCGCGTCAAGGCGTCGCTGATCGGTGAAGCCGACGCGGAGGCGCAGATGCTCGCGTTCCTGCAGCAACACGTGCCGGCGCACACGTCGCCGATGTGCGGCAACTCGATATGCCAGGACCGCCGCTTCATGGCACGCTACATGCCGCACCTCGAAGCCTGGTTCCACTATCGCAACCTCGACGTGTCGACACTGAAGGAACTCGCCAAACGCTGGCGGCCCGAGGTGTACAAGGGGGTCGAGAAAAAGGGCAAGCACGAAGCGCTCGCCGACATTCGCGAGTCGATCGCCGAACTGCGCCACTACCGGGACAATTTCCTGCGCCTCGTGCCGTGA
- a CDS encoding M48 family metallopeptidase — protein sequence MAPDTFSNLFVAALLATLFIKVALMVRQRHHVRGRREQVPAPFADSIGLESHRKAADYTCARMALGVVDATVGAAFVLALTLGGGLQAMHRVLAGWFDPDGLAHGIALLAALGVLGWLIELPFALYRTFVIEKRFGFNRMTPALYVADVAREALLAALIGLPVLAAVLWLMGAMGEHWWLWVWLFWFAFNLLGLFVWPTFIAPLFNKFTPLADEALRKRVENLLARCGFRSRGLFVMDGSRRSAHGNAYFTGFGAAKRIVFFDTLLDKLSPAEVEAVLAHELGHFHHRHIWKRLAVVAATSLALLWLLAWLMGQSWFFAGLGIEDGAGGTAVALALFALVLPVFAFPLGPLMSHWSRVHEFQADAYAARQASAADLAAALVKLYRDNASTLTPDPLYSRFFDSHPPASLRVSRLRAGT from the coding sequence ATGGCACCCGACACTTTCTCGAACCTGTTCGTTGCCGCACTTCTCGCCACCCTGTTCATCAAGGTCGCGCTGATGGTGCGCCAGAGGCATCACGTGCGGGGGCGGCGGGAACAGGTGCCCGCGCCGTTCGCGGACTCGATCGGTCTCGAATCGCATCGCAAGGCTGCCGATTACACCTGCGCACGGATGGCGCTGGGCGTCGTCGACGCCACGGTCGGGGCGGCTTTCGTGCTGGCACTGACGCTCGGCGGGGGCCTGCAGGCGATGCACCGCGTCCTTGCGGGATGGTTCGACCCTGACGGGCTCGCCCATGGCATTGCGCTGCTCGCCGCGCTCGGCGTCCTCGGCTGGCTCATCGAATTGCCGTTCGCGCTATACCGCACTTTCGTCATCGAAAAACGCTTCGGTTTCAACAGGATGACTCCGGCGTTGTACGTCGCCGACGTCGCGCGCGAAGCGCTCCTTGCCGCGCTCATCGGCCTGCCGGTGCTCGCCGCGGTGCTGTGGCTGATGGGCGCGATGGGCGAGCACTGGTGGCTGTGGGTGTGGCTGTTCTGGTTCGCATTCAACCTGCTCGGACTGTTCGTCTGGCCGACGTTCATCGCCCCGCTGTTCAACAAGTTCACCCCGCTCGCCGACGAGGCGCTGCGAAAGCGCGTCGAAAACCTTCTGGCGCGCTGCGGTTTCCGCTCGCGCGGACTGTTCGTCATGGACGGTTCGCGCCGTTCGGCGCACGGCAACGCCTACTTCACGGGTTTCGGTGCGGCCAAGCGCATCGTGTTCTTCGATACGCTGCTCGACAAGCTCAGCCCCGCCGAGGTCGAGGCCGTTCTCGCGCACGAACTCGGGCACTTCCATCACCGGCACATCTGGAAGCGGCTCGCGGTGGTCGCCGCCACGAGCCTCGCGCTGCTCTGGCTGCTCGCGTGGCTGATGGGACAGTCGTGGTTCTTCGCCGGACTCGGCATCGAAGACGGAGCCGGCGGCACCGCCGTCGCCCTGGCGCTGTTCGCGCTTGTCCTGCCGGTGTTCGCGTTTCCGCTCGGACCGCTGATGAGCCACTGGTCGCGGGTGCACGAGTTTCAGGCCGACGCGTACGCGGCCCGCCAAGCGAGCGCAGCCGATCTCGCCGCGGCGCTGGTCAAGCTGTATCGCGACAACGCGTCGACGCTGACGCCCGACCCGCTCTATTCGCGCTTTTTCGATTCCCACCCGCCAGCTTCGCTGCGGGTTTCGCGCCTGCGCGCAGGCACGTGA
- the rsgA gene encoding ribosome small subunit-dependent GTPase A: MTASPSPDSGASLNGVITAAFGRHYEVDLARHHAASGSDPAQPRLKCYPRGKKSVFACGDEVEVSPTGSGQGVINRLHPRRNLLWRSDAFREKLIAANLTQVVVVVATEPGFSDLLISRCIAAAQSQQLGTLIVLNKADLRDQLPAARRILAPFEKLDYRIVELSAREGAGALRPFLAGQRSILVGQSGMGKSTLTNALIPGAQAATREISEALNSGKHTTTFARLYGLDGGWLIDSPGLQAFGLAHLTADELAASFVEFAPHLGKCRFRDCLHESEPGCALRAAIAADAIDARRFEHFRVIREEITHAKRQTQGW, from the coding sequence TTGACCGCCTCCCCATCGCCCGACAGCGGCGCAAGCCTGAACGGCGTCATCACCGCCGCGTTCGGCCGTCACTATGAAGTCGATCTCGCCCGACATCACGCTGCAAGCGGCTCCGATCCGGCCCAGCCGCGGCTGAAGTGCTATCCGCGCGGCAAGAAAAGCGTCTTTGCGTGCGGCGACGAAGTCGAGGTCAGCCCTACCGGCAGCGGACAGGGCGTCATCAACCGATTGCACCCGCGCCGTAACCTGCTGTGGCGGTCGGATGCGTTCCGCGAAAAGCTCATCGCCGCGAACCTCACGCAGGTCGTGGTCGTCGTCGCGACCGAACCGGGTTTCTCCGACCTGTTGATCTCGCGCTGCATCGCTGCTGCGCAAAGCCAGCAGCTCGGCACCCTGATCGTGCTGAACAAGGCCGATCTGCGTGATCAGTTGCCGGCCGCCCGGCGAATCCTCGCGCCGTTCGAGAAACTGGACTACCGCATCGTCGAACTCAGCGCACGCGAAGGCGCCGGAGCGCTGCGCCCTTTTCTCGCAGGCCAGCGGAGCATCCTGGTCGGCCAGTCGGGCATGGGCAAATCGACCCTGACGAACGCCCTGATCCCCGGGGCGCAGGCGGCGACGCGCGAGATTTCGGAAGCGCTGAACAGCGGCAAGCACACGACAACGTTCGCGCGCCTTTACGGGCTCGACGGTGGCTGGCTGATCGACAGCCCCGGCCTGCAAGCCTTCGGCCTCGCGCACCTGACTGCCGACGAACTGGCGGCAAGCTTCGTCGAGTTCGCGCCGCACCTCGGAAAATGCCGCTTCCGCGACTGCCTGCACGAGTCCGAACCGGGATGCGCGCTGCGGGCGGCGATTGCAGCGGACGCGATCGATGCGCGACGCTTCGAGCATTTCCGCGTCATTCGCGAAGAGATCACCCACGCAAAACGGCAAACGCAGGGCTGGTGA
- a CDS encoding acetyl-CoA C-acyltransferase family protein, protein MANREVVVLSAVRSAVGGFGGSLKDMEPAELGAVVVKEAIARSGVDAKQISFAAVGNCIPTESRYPYVARLATVQGGMSMDSVAFAVNRLCGSAQQAIVNSAQAIMLGDADFAIGGGVEVMSRGAYLLPALRSGARMGDTKAIDAMVAVLTDPFGVGHMGVTAENLTTKWNISREEQDAFALESQNRAAAAIADGRFKSQIVPITFETRKGPVVFDTDEHPRMTTMEALGKMKPAFKKDGSVTAGNASGINDAASFLVLAEAGKAAAAGHKPIARLVAYAIAGVPNDLMGEGPIPASKLALQRAGLTLDKIDVIESNEAFAAQSIAVNRGLDLDPKKTNPNGGAIALGHPVGATGGVIITKLLHELIRVNGRYGMATMCIGGGQGITTIWERV, encoded by the coding sequence ATGGCGAATCGTGAAGTAGTGGTTTTGAGTGCGGTACGTTCGGCGGTCGGCGGTTTCGGCGGTTCGCTGAAGGACATGGAACCGGCTGAACTCGGCGCTGTGGTCGTCAAGGAAGCGATTGCCCGCTCCGGGGTGGACGCGAAGCAGATCAGCTTCGCCGCGGTCGGCAACTGCATCCCGACCGAGTCGCGCTACCCTTACGTCGCGCGCCTGGCGACGGTGCAGGGCGGCATGTCGATGGATTCGGTCGCCTTCGCGGTCAACCGCCTGTGCGGATCGGCGCAGCAGGCAATCGTCAATTCGGCGCAGGCCATCATGCTCGGCGACGCGGATTTCGCGATCGGCGGCGGCGTCGAAGTGATGTCGCGCGGCGCGTACCTGCTGCCGGCGCTGCGCAGCGGCGCTCGCATGGGAGACACCAAGGCGATCGACGCGATGGTTGCAGTCCTGACCGATCCGTTCGGGGTCGGACACATGGGTGTGACCGCAGAAAACCTGACGACGAAGTGGAACATCAGCCGCGAGGAGCAGGACGCATTCGCGCTGGAGTCGCAGAACCGTGCGGCGGCGGCGATCGCCGATGGCCGTTTCAAGAGCCAGATCGTGCCCATCACGTTCGAGACGCGCAAAGGACCGGTCGTCTTCGACACCGACGAGCATCCGCGCATGACGACGATGGAAGCGCTGGGGAAGATGAAGCCGGCCTTCAAGAAGGACGGTTCGGTGACTGCCGGCAACGCTTCGGGCATCAACGACGCGGCGAGCTTCCTGGTCCTGGCCGAGGCGGGCAAGGCTGCGGCCGCAGGGCACAAGCCGATCGCACGCCTGGTCGCTTACGCGATCGCCGGCGTGCCGAACGACCTGATGGGCGAAGGCCCGATCCCCGCTTCGAAGCTCGCGCTGCAGCGCGCCGGGCTGACGCTGGACAAGATCGACGTCATCGAATCGAACGAAGCGTTTGCCGCTCAGTCGATCGCTGTCAATCGGGGCCTCGACCTCGACCCGAAGAAGACGAACCCGAACGGCGGCGCGATCGCGCTCGGCCATCCGGTCGGTGCGACCGGCGGGGTGATCATCACCAAGCTGCTGCACGAGCTGATCCGCGTCAATGGCCGCTACGGCATGGCGACGATGTGCATCGGCGGCGGCCAGGGCATCACGACGATCTGGGAACGCGTTTGA
- a CDS encoding CobD/CbiB family protein — protein MTLFSLIVALLIEQLRPLPVRQVVLDPLRRFSRVLVDRFNDGRARNGTIAWWLLMLLGVLGGVLVFVLLWLIHPALAFAFNIGVLYLTMGFRQESHYFTDIHLALRMDELARARTLLGEWRGGQYCEASSSEVARLAIEKALVAAHRNVFGVVFWFIVMPGPTGAILYRLARFLGEEWGQRRDAEFGEFGRFARKAFAVIDWVPARLTAASFSVVGDFEDALFCWRTQAMLWGERASGILIAAGAGALGVRLGMPVHESGEIVERPEMGVGAEADAEYMQSTVGLVWRALVLCLLMLALVVIAGWVGR, from the coding sequence ATGACGCTTTTCTCGCTGATCGTTGCGCTGCTCATCGAGCAGCTGCGCCCGCTGCCGGTCCGGCAGGTTGTTCTGGATCCCCTCAGACGGTTTTCCCGCGTACTCGTTGACCGCTTCAACGACGGCCGGGCGCGCAACGGAACGATCGCATGGTGGTTGCTGATGCTTCTCGGGGTTTTGGGAGGCGTGCTGGTCTTCGTCCTGCTGTGGCTGATTCACCCGGCGCTCGCGTTCGCGTTCAATATCGGCGTGCTGTATCTGACGATGGGTTTTCGCCAGGAGAGCCATTACTTCACCGACATCCACCTCGCGCTGCGCATGGACGAACTTGCCCGCGCCCGCACGCTCCTCGGCGAATGGCGCGGCGGACAGTATTGCGAGGCGAGTTCGAGCGAGGTGGCGCGGCTCGCGATCGAGAAAGCGCTCGTCGCGGCGCACCGCAACGTGTTCGGTGTGGTGTTCTGGTTCATCGTCATGCCCGGGCCGACAGGCGCGATTTTGTATCGCCTGGCGCGCTTCCTCGGTGAGGAATGGGGGCAGCGCCGTGATGCCGAATTCGGCGAGTTCGGCCGCTTCGCGAGAAAAGCGTTCGCGGTCATTGACTGGGTGCCGGCCCGCCTGACCGCAGCGTCGTTTTCGGTCGTCGGCGACTTCGAGGACGCGCTGTTCTGCTGGCGCACCCAGGCGATGCTCTGGGGCGAAAGGGCGTCCGGTATACTGATTGCCGCCGGTGCGGGAGCGCTGGGAGTGCGTCTGGGAATGCCCGTCCACGAATCCGGCGAGATCGTCGAGCGGCCGGAAATGGGCGTCGGCGCGGAAGCCGATGCCGAATACATGCAGAGTACCGTGGGCCTGGTATGGCGAGCGCTGGTGCTTTGCCTGTTAATGCTCGCTTTGGTTGTGATAGCCGGTTGGGTTGGTCGTTGA
- a CDS encoding Tll0287-like domain-containing protein — MKLMPALKCLPTPVAVALGCACLSFSALAADDAMLVEARAAASTLPPRLLAALNEKIAEVGPEGAIPVCKDMAPAMAKEVAASTGWQLKRVSLKPRNAQRATPDAWEKAALEEFDRRAAAGENPAGLEKGEVVEAAGGHVYRYAKALPTQALCLSCHGPRDQLKSEVRAVIDEHYPDDRATGYKEGEIRGAIVATKRL; from the coding sequence ATGAAGCTCATGCCCGCCCTCAAGTGCCTCCCCACCCCCGTGGCCGTCGCGCTCGGCTGTGCCTGCCTGTCGTTTTCCGCGCTCGCCGCCGACGACGCGATGCTCGTGGAAGCGCGCGCAGCGGCGTCCACACTACCGCCGAGGCTGCTGGCCGCGCTGAACGAGAAAATCGCCGAAGTGGGTCCCGAAGGGGCGATCCCGGTGTGCAAGGACATGGCGCCGGCCATGGCGAAAGAAGTCGCGGCGAGCACCGGATGGCAGCTCAAGCGCGTGAGCCTGAAGCCGCGCAACGCGCAGCGCGCGACGCCGGACGCCTGGGAAAAAGCCGCGCTGGAAGAATTCGACCGGCGCGCCGCCGCAGGCGAGAACCCTGCCGGTCTCGAGAAAGGGGAAGTGGTCGAGGCTGCTGGCGGGCACGTCTATCGCTACGCGAAGGCCCTGCCGACCCAGGCGCTATGCCTGAGCTGCCACGGCCCGCGCGACCAGCTCAAGTCCGAAGTCAGGGCGGTTATCGACGAGCATTATCCCGACGACCGCGCCACCGGCTACAAGGAAGGCGAGATCCGGGGAGCAATCGTCGCGACGAAGCGTCTCTGA